In one Synergistales bacterium genomic region, the following are encoded:
- a CDS encoding translation initiation factor has translation MAAKKRERFANEEPENHAFRRLFAEEGFDVGDAPTTGEQEDEGDAGAAGGGAGPTDLTAVGKAVVRKEKKGRRGKTVTLVRLDGIAASKLEPLARRMRKGLGCGSWVEEGYIVLQGDLTERAAAWLEAEGVHAVSRG, from the coding sequence ATGGCGGCGAAGAAGCGGGAGCGTTTTGCCAACGAGGAGCCGGAGAACCACGCCTTCCGTCGGCTCTTTGCGGAAGAGGGGTTCGACGTGGGGGACGCACCGACCACGGGCGAACAGGAGGACGAAGGGGATGCCGGCGCGGCCGGAGGCGGTGCCGGACCGACGGATCTCACCGCTGTCGGCAAGGCCGTGGTGCGCAAGGAAAAGAAGGGCCGCCGGGGCAAGACGGTGACGCTGGTCCGGCTGGACGGGATCGCCGCTTCAAAACTCGAGCCTCTGGCCAGGCGGATGCGTAAGGGCCTGGGCTGCGGTTCCTGGGTGGAAGAGGGGTATATTGTGCTGCAGGGCGATCTCACCGAGAGGGCGGCCGC